The Paenibacillus sp. BIC5C1 DNA segment GAGAATATCTTCAGCCCATTCCGAGTCTCCTATGGTACGGGCATAATTATATAAATCCAAATAATCGTTAACCCAAGCTTGTGTCCAAGAACTCATGGCGTTATTCACTCCAGTCAGCTTCGCTTTTCTATATACCGAGTATTATACCCGGAATAATACAATTTACAAGTAGATTATAGGATTTTTTGGGATGGAATCATGCAGAGAATATACAAGAGTTGGCCCATGGGCTGCATTGTGGCGATTCCGAGCAGAAGAAGTAACTGTTCAATGCTTAATAATATCAATGATTTTGCGCTCTGCATCCTTGGCTTCAGGAATAGGGTATAGCACAAAGACATGATTCATTTTGGGATAAACAAAGGTATTATGATCAATGCCCTGGTCGGTAAGCAGTTTATCGAGCTTCATGTTGTCGGGAAATAAACCTTCATGAGTTCCGATGAAAATGGTAATCTTTCCAAGCCCTTTGAAGTCTCCGTAGATTGGACTGATCAATGGATCATCCAGATCTTTATCTGCCGCCCATATTCTCCGAATCACATCATAGCCTTCCACAGCCAGCATCGGATCTCGGGTCTCATAGTCGAATATGACCGGGTTGTCCAGAACCATATCCACACATGGAGATAACAGAATGATATCTTTGGGTTGAGGAAGAAGATTCATCTTAATGTAATGTGCGAAACTTAGCGAAATATTTCCGCCCGCTGAATCTCCCATAATGGTAAGTTGGGCAGGGTTCTTGATCGATTCAATGATTTCCCGGTATAAGCTCAAGAGTTTTGGATAAGTATGCTGGTAGTTGAAATGAGGCACTTTGGGATAGATGGGTGCTATAACTTTGGCATTCAACGAATGTGCGATGCGGTCCATGAACTTCCAATGAAAGATTAGAGGCTGGTGCGTATGAGCGCCGCCATGTATATATAGAATTACTTTTTGGTCAGCGGACTTCTGGTCATTCAATGTGAACACCTGCATGTCCTCAAAGGAACGGTCGTTTACGGAGGAGATTAATTTAACTTTACCCAACGCATAAGGCTTAGTATTTTCTACCCCCATGTGCTTCAGGTGCTTCAGGGTATTTTCTCGTGTGGATAAACTCTTCTTGCTATCTAAAGTTCCGATGTATTTTTCGAAGAGATAGCTCTTTATAGAGCGTTTTTTGTTATATATATTCACACTCATCTGTGCGCCGCCTCTCATCCATAAAGTATGATATCCACAGTATAAAGCCTGAAGTATACTCCAAGGTCAAGGCTGGGAAAGTGATTGGTGTGCATAAAAGAGGAGAAATGAATTCAGCTAAGCATTTACCCGATTAAATATATATTCTGGAAAATAAATTAAAAATATACTATGTTATAGGTTGATAGATGAAGGGATCATTTATCTCTAACTATAGTAAAGATCATATCAAACTGAAGGAGCATACATATGTTCAATCAACCGACTGCTTTTCGTTCAGTGCTCAACCCTAAGTATCTGGAGTTTGTATTGAGTGATCAATATGACATCGGATCGTGGGAAGAATGTTTATTCTGGCTGAGAGGATTAAATGATACCTACCGCATACGTACTTCCTCTGGAATGTATATTCTTCGTGTCTACCGTACTGAAATTACGGAGGCTGATGTTCTGTACGAACTCTCCCTGTTATCTCAATTAAAGGGCATACTAGGTTCATCAGCACATACTGATATTGGAGAATACATCGAGAAGAAAGATCATACTGGATATACAGTGTTGGAGGCCGCGGAAGGCAAGCGGGTTGCTGTGATGTTTCGGTATATTGAGGGTACGGAGAACAACCTTGAAGATGAACAGTCATGTTACACTTTTGGTCAGTCTGCGGCTGAGCTGCATAAAGCGATGAATCAAGTGGTATTGGAGCAGCCGCGATATGAGTTGGATACGAAGTTTCTCATTGACGAGCCTCTTGAGCGAATCATCAACTATATCGGTGAAAAAAATGAAGCATCATCATTCCTACATACGTTTGCTAGAGAGTTAAAAGAACGAATTGGCGTCGCATCCAAACTAGGTTTGGACAAGGGGCTGTGCCATGGCGATATGCATGGAAACAATAACGCTTTTCAGCAGGGAAATCAGTTCAGCCATTATGACTTTGAGTGGGCGGCTAAAGGCTGGCGTGCCTACGATCTGGCGCAGGTGAAGGCTCGCAAGAGACAGTCTGGTGAGCAAAAAGAAGTGTTATGGAGTGCGCTCATGGCGGGATATCGTTCGGTTAGAAGCTTCTCTACGGAAGATGAACAGGCTGTTGATCTCTTTATTATTGCTCGCCGATTCTGGGTTATGGGTCTGGATGTTGCTTTTATCGAAAGTGATATGGGCGCGCTGGATTATGGTTCGGATTGGCTGGATAGTTTCGTGGGAGAGTTCCGGGATACGGGGATTGTGCAGCAGTGATGATTAACAACAACGATGGATTCAAATGAAGTGGGCCTTCTGGGTGGTTCCAGAAGGCCTCTTTTATTTTGTGAAATGCATTTCATGACCATTACTTACTTAGTTCGATGAAGTCGAAGCTACGACGGCAGCCGATGTTGCAGCAGCGGCCATGGCGGCCTGTTGGGCAATGATAATGTTGGTGATGCTAGTGGAGACTGTCGTGGTCAGGACGCCGTTTCGAAGATCCTCCACATACTGCACTGCCACCAGCGAGGACGAGAGCAGCAGCAATTCCTGTTTGTTGATGGACCAGGCACCAAAGCCCTTCTGTGTACGCAACCACTCATACGTTTCCTCAACTTGCTCTACCAGCGTATCTCTGTCAGCGGGCAGTAGGGAGAGGATACCCAGAGCCGGCAGGGTGTATATTTTGTCTAATCGTATTCCCCGGCGGCGGAATGTCTCATTTAATGCTATCACATGAGTGCTCGCCTCCGGATTATCATCGCCTAGGATCAGCACCTGTGTTAATGCCTGCACGCTATTGCCAGGCGAGAACTCAGGTTTTAATTCTGCATAGAGCTGCTCCATACGGGTCACACCAGATTCCACGTCGAGATCGGAAAGGGCCAGCATAGCTGCAAAAATATAGTCGTCCTGTCCGGTAAGAAAGCGGTGTTGGGCTTTCATGTGATCATAAAATGATTTGGCTCGTTCGACCTTATGCTCGAATTGCTCAGGCGTCGCGTGAGCTGCAATCTGATAGGCGGCGATAACCAGAAAATCGGACGAACGAAATTTGATTTTTTTATCATCAGATCATAGATAAGGAGGGTGTCTTCAAGTTTCTTTTCCTGATCTGTCGTAAGCGAGAGTAAGGTGGCGATGCTGATCGCCGAATTTCCCCTGAAGGCCGAGAAGAGATTGGTGTTTTGTTTAATCAATTCATGACTTTGGCGAATGGCCTCGCCATCGGCTTGTTTTTTTTCTGCTGCATATAAAAGGGCTGCCAGACGGTGCATCATCACATTTTTCCACTTGAATGATTTTTTGATGATCTGAGTGTTGGAGACGAATAATTCGACTCGTGCAGCATGTTGCTCATGCATAAGCAGACCTCCCGAATGATTGGATCTTTTCTCCAGTTTACTATAAATGAGGCCTTGCCGTTCACAGAAAAAAAGCACCCCATCAGAAGTTTATGGAATCCTTGGCAGGCTCCAATTTGTACTTCCAAGAGGTGCATTCTTGATTAAAACTGAAAGAGTTCATGTATTTGAATCTGTGTATGAGAATGGATACTATGTGGTTGTTGTATTGTTAATTAAAAGAAATCGTGTAGGATACGGAAGGATACAACGTTGTAGACGCTGGTACGCGTTCTACCACAGTGACCAGAGTGCCAGGATTGTAGTAGGCTGAACCCCCGGTGTAATTGTTGTTGTTTACGATGGCTGTCCCCAGGTCGATTGTCGTATTATTGTAGCTCCAGTAGTAGTGCAGTTGAAGTGCATTGGCTGCGGAAGCCGTAATTTTTACGCTTGTACCTGTGGTTTTGGCATTAGGGAGAATGTAGGCGTATCCTTGGCCAGCAGTGAGCGTATTGGAATAGCTACCTCCATAACTTACGACCGCGGGATTAGCTGAAGCGGTCAGACCGAACATAAGGGATATGCCCATAAAAAATACAAATAATGTGCTGCTTAGTTTTTTCATCGATACCTCATCCTTTCAAAATGAATTGTTTTAAAGTGTAACCTCACCAAAACGAAAACCTTTTCGAAAATGGATGGAGACATCCTCCTTTTTTCAGTTTATGTTAGCGTTAACATTCCTGACGGCTATAATATATACCAATAAAATACAGTTGTAAATAGCGGAAAAGAGTATACAAAAAAGGACCGCTTTAAGCGGTCATAGCGTTTCTTATTTCTCAGTGTACGATCTAATGAATTTACAATAATAACGCTAACAGATGGATGGCCCCAATAATCCCCATGGGGTAAATAAATGATCTGGAAAATGAATTCTTAAATTCATTACGAGGGTGCTTTTCGAAAAATAGGTGCAGTACCGCATGAATGATGAAAAATATATCGAGCACCCAGAACGTAACCGTTTGATATGAGCTGAAAAGCAGTGCGAGTATGACGGTGTAGAGTGGTAGGTGAACGAATGTGAAGCATTTATAGGCTTTTTCATCTTCCATATTTTTCAGCACGATAAACAATTTCCACTCAGATCGTCTAATGGCGTCCATTTCGTGCAGTAGAAATAAAGATAAATTAAACAAAAATAAGACTAGTAAAAAGTCAGGCATACCCATTCTCCCTTTCCTATTCAACCTCCCCCTATCTTACTAGTGTCAATTATTTTTGGCAAAATATGACTAAAAGGTTCACGCTCCGTTCATACGTTCTTGATATGCTCTCGAAAGAAAGCCGAGAAACAGTGGTTAAAACAAAATATACGGAGTGGTGGAGGTTTGTGATGTCATCGTCGATAAGGAAATTGGTTTGCAAAATGATGTTACTGGTATTGTTGGGGACTACGCTTGGGGCAACTTGGTTAGGGATTCAGGCTCCCGCATCAGCAGAGACTTACTCTTCCGGATTGAGTTCTGGTACACAAGAGAAGAGAAACGCGGTTAACCTGGATAACAAAGAACAGCTAGCAGCATTCATTGATGGGATTATGGATGTACAAATGGATTCTTTACAGATTCCAGGTGCAGTCATTTCAATTGTGAAGGATGGGAAGATTCTGCTCTCCAAAGGGTACGGACATTCGAACATCGAAGAAAATAAAACTGTTGATCCCGAAACCAGCCTGTTTCGGATTGCGTCGACCACAAAGCTGTTCACATGGACCGCAGTGATGCAGCTGGTAGAGGAAGGAAAGCTTGATCTGGACACTGACGTTAACACCTATCTGAAAACGGTGAAAATACCACCAACCTATGCGGAACCGATTACGTTGCGTCATCTCATGACCCATACGGCAGGCTTTGAGGAGGGCGGTGTTGGATATCAGATTACTACCGATCCAGAGAAGCTGCCCGTTTCCATTGCAGAAACAATGGCAAACCATATGCCAGCTAGGGTCATGCGGCCAGGCGAGATGCTGGCCTATTCCAACTATGGTGCCTCACTCGCAGGACTTATCGTCGAAGAAGTTAGTGGCATTGCTTATAATGACTATATACAGAAAAATATATTTGATCCGCTGAGCATGAAGTATGCTACGGTGGAGGAGCCTGTTTCGGCATCGTTGAAGCCCTATGCTGTACTTGGATATGCCCGAGCCAATGGCGAGTATATAACCAAGCGTCCTACGTTTGAAGGTGGCTTTCGACCAGCAGGATCAGGCAGTGTCTCGGCGAATGATATGGCTCATTTCATGATTGCCCATCTACAGGACGGGCGATATGAGGATAAGCAAATTCTCAAGCCGGAAACCGCCAAGCTCATGCATTCCCCGGCATTCCGGTTCGACAAACGTTTACCCGCCATGGACTTGGGCTTTTATGAGTTGAATATGAATGGCCTGCGTGTGATCTCCCATGCAGGTGCCGACGAGTTGTTTAATACAGCACTTTATCTTGTACCGGACCAACACGTCGGCATATTTGTTTCCTACAGTGGAGGGGACGGTGGAACGGCAGCAGGAGGATTGGCGCAAGCCTTCTTTGATCGTTACTATCCTGCCCATATGACTAATCAGCCTGCTGCAACCTCTATTGAACTAGGGGAGCCTCTGGAGAAATATGCAGGTTCCTATCAATTTACACGTCGTAATCACACGAAGATCGATAAGTTTTTCAGTTTTCTGACTCAGATCAATATTAAGGTTTCGGATAATCGGTTGTCGATTGGAAGTGGTGCAGATCAGCAAGTATACACTCCGATTGGAGTGAATCTATTCCAGGAAGTCGGCGGGAAGCATCAGATGGGATTCCGTACGGATACAGAGGGCAAGGTCACGTATCTGTTTCTGGATATACTCAACCCCATGCCACTGGAGCCTACGCCGTTAATCAATCAATCGAAGCTTTGGCTTCCGCTGCTCGGTATCTCGGCCGTTCTGTTCATTACTGTACTACTGGGAGCTATTTATCGCAGACGCAAAATCAAAGCGATGCCAAGGGCGCAGAAATGGGCAGTCCTGCTGTTGGTAGTTACGTCCGTGTGGTCATTGGTGACCTTGGGAGCTACACTTCTGGTGGTGAACATGGATCTGATCGATCGACTCAGTCATATTTCACTATCTCTACGTCTTTATCTGTTCATGCCTCTGATTCTTGTGGGATGGAGTGTGGCCATCGTAACGATGAACGTTCTGGCATGGAAAAACAAATATTGGACGTTACCTAAGCGTGTGTATTATACGTTCGTAACTTTAGCAGCAGTAACCTTATGTTTATTTTTCTATCATTGGAATCTGTTGGGCTGGCATTTTGGTTGAACCCTCCACCCAGGTGGAAGAGGATAAGAAATCTATTGGAGGCATGCATTTTATATGACCCAAATCCTTGTCGTGGACGACGATGTGCACATTCGTGAGCTGATTACTTTGTTTTTGCGGAATGAGGGATTTGAGATCGTGGTGGCTAAAGACGGTGCAGAAGCATTGGATATTGTTGAGAAATCGCAAATTGACCTGGTTATCCTCGATATTATGATGCCCAAATTGGATGGTTGGGAACTATGCCGGGAGATCCGGCGCATGGATCTGAATATGCCGCTCTTGATGGTTACGGTAAAAGGGGAATCGGCTCAGAAAGTGAAGGGATTCCAGCTTGGAACAGATGATTATTTGACAAAGCCCTTCGATCCGCTGGAGCTTGTGATGAGAGTGAAAGCATTGCTGAAACGGTATCTGATTGTCTCTTCCCAAACGATTCAATTGGGGGGCATTACACTGAATCGCCGCAGTTTTCAAGTGATTCGAGGAGAGCAGACGCTCAATCTGCCTTTAAAGGAGTTCGAGTTGCTGTTCATGCTGGCGAACCAGCCTGGGCAGATATTTACCCGGGAACAGTTAATTACGAAAATTTGGGGCAGTGACTATGAAGGTGATGACCGGACGGTTGACGTTCACATTAAGCGATTAAGGGAAAAATTCGCTGGCGATGCACATCACTTTCAGATTGAAACGGCCCGAAGTCTGGGCTACCGGTTAGTGATCACATGATCAAGACCTTATACGTTCGCATCATTCTCACATTTTTGGTTGTCATTATCTTCAGCTTGCTGTCGTCTTTCCTCGTAGGGCTCTTTCTGTTCAAAAAAGAAGTGAACCACCTCGGTCAGAATGACATGATTGCAACAGGTGAGGAAATGATACGTCTCTATGAACAAACACACCCGGAGGACCGGGATGCATTCATTAAAAGTATGGTGAAGATATCTACCTATCCCATTCATCTATATGACGTTTCCGGCAACGTAACATTTTATAATCTGGACAATACGGATACCGTTCAAATTGCGCCAGAGGTGGTTCAAATGGTATTGCAGGGCCAGGTCTATCGCTCGCCGGCTGAGGTGGATCAGACCTTTATCGGTCTTCCTTTCCCATTCCAAGGGGAGCCGCAAGCCGTGTTTATGCAATTTTCTCCGCAGAACGAAAATATCATTAATCGAATGGTCTTCCTGATATTATTACTCGCACTGTTTATTGGAAGCCTCTGTATTCTTATTGCTGCAAGGTACTTGGTGAAACCGATTCAGGTATTGACTCGTGCAACCAAGCGGCTGGCGAAGGGTGATTTTGAGGTGGAAATCCAAACGAAACGTGTGGATGAAATGGGAGCTTTGACGCACAGTTTTAATGAGATGGCGAGTGAGCTCAAACAGTTGGAACAGATGAGACAGGATTTTGTTTCCAATGTATCTCATGAGATTCAAACCCCGCTGACCTCTATTTCCGGTTTTGCCATGGCGATGAAAAATAACAGCCTGGTTGCCGAACCTGATCGTAACTATTACCTGGATATCATTATTACGGAGAGTGGACGGCTATCCAGACTTAGCGATAATCTGCTGGAGCTTGCATCTTTGGACTCCGATCATCATCCGTTCGAGGCGGCTACTTATAATCTTGATGAGCAAATTCGGCAAATTATCGTTACCTGCGAGCCGCAGTGGTCCACCAAAAATATTCAGGTTCATCTGGAGTTGGCCGATACGATTCAAGTTACAGCAGATCGGGATCAGCTCAATCAGGTCTGGATGAATCTGCTGGGGAATAGCATCAAGTTTACGCCAGCAGGTGGGCATATTTGTATACGAACGCACCAGGTAGAGAATGAAATTCTCATTACGATAACGGATACGGGTATTGGAATAGCGCAAGAGCAGCTGGAGTATGTGTTTGATCGGTTTTATAAAACAGACCTGTCGCGAAACCGCAGCATTAGCGGTAACGGTCTGGGCCTTGCGATCGTCAAGAAAATCGTGATGCTTCACCACGGAACCGTCGAAATGAGAAGCCGGGAAGGTGAGGGTACGACGGTGCTGGTTCATCTGCCTTTAGGATAATTGCATCAAAATCAAACACGCCACGGTTGGCGTGTTTTTTTATTTTCGCTGAATATTTAGATCAAACAACAAAGCAGTCAGCAGGCTCCACATTCGAAAAAGACAAACTCTTTACCCACAGTTTATACATCCCGCATAGTAGATTGCTAACGTGATGAAAAGGGGTGATAAGGATGAGAACAACCGAAAGAGTATATCCTGCTGACAACCAGCCTGTACTCACGAGCCATACCCTTGGATGGGACTATCTGCAGGTGTCCCGGTGGCCGAGTCCTCAGCATGCTGCCGGGGGGCTTACCGGAACGAAGCATCAGATTGCCATACATTGTTCGGCTTACTATGAGAACTATTATACCATTCATATCCTGCCTGCTGGAGAACCCGTTCTCTGTTCCTGGGGAAAGGCTTCCCTGTATTTCCTGCAGATCGAAATCCCGCCTTCCTATCTAGAGCACATCGCACGTGAATCGGGACTGCTGAAGGAAGGGTATATTCAGTTGGAACTCAAGTATTATGTCAAGGACCCCAAGCTGTTGCAATTAGGACTCTGGTTGCTCGAAGAGCTGCAGAATGGCGGCAGACAAGGAAAGATATATAGTGATTCACTCTCCAATATGCTCATCCTGCATCTCCTGAACCATTATTCTCAGGTATGCACGAACAGCACTCCCTCCAGAATGACGGCCAATCAGGAAATTTATCAGTCCATAGAATATATGAAAGAAAATTTGGAGGCGGAGCTCTCCATTCAGGAACTGGCTGACAAGGCTGCCCTGAGTCTGTCCCATTATATTCGGCTGTTCAAACAGCAGACGGGGCATACACCACATCATTATCTGATTCGCCTGCGGATCGAACATTCCAAGCTGCTGATCAGTAAGGGAGAGTACGGGCTGAAGGAGATTGCCGACCGTGCCGGTTTCTCCGATCAGGGTCACTTCACAAGAATGTTCAAGCGGATCGCTGGAACGACGCCCAAACAGTATATGAACGAGGTTTCTTCGAACCGAATCATTCTAAAATGATTGTTTTGTTCAATAAAAACCGCATTTTGTCCAACAGACGTCCTTGGCCTGAAAGCTACAATTAGTTTAAGCCGATCGGGAAGTGAATCCCGCTGGCTAAAACGGGGGTCACTGCTTCCATAATGGACGAACCATTATTGGAGCAGACCTACAATTCAGGAGGCGTTAATATCATGAAACTGAGAAAAGTGTCAGGCTGGGTCTGTGCGGGAGTGTTAATTGCAGGTTCTCTTACATCAGGAACATGGGCGGTGCACGCATCGGCCGAAGCTGCGGAAAATGCGGTATATGCTGCACAGGCCGCCGAATCCTGGCATGAGGTGTCCAAGCAAACCTTTTGGCTGACGGATGCCTTTGAGCGCGGACAAGGCGTCACAACAGATGGAAACTCGTGGATTTTTAATTCACAGCTTGGTTTATTAAAGACGGCACTGGACGGAAAGACGGTTCAGAAACGAAATGCGGTAGCAATCCCGGCTGAGATAGCAGTGCAGGGCGGTGACCACATTGGGGACATTTCCTATTACAACGGGTTGATTTATGCTCCTATTGAAGACAGTAAGAAATACGAACATCCCTACATCGCCGTCTATAATGCCTCCACACTTCAATATACTGGAACCTCCTATGCGCTTCCGTTGAACCTTCATCCCGGTGGTGTGCCTTGGGTAGCCGTAGATGCCGATCGAGGTCAGGTCTATACGGCCCAGTGGAACAATGCCCCTGTGTTGAATGTGTTTCGACTCAGTGACATGTCCCTCATCAAAACCGTACCGCTTAGTCAAACGATTGATCGCATTCAAGGCGCAGAGATGTATAATGGTGCGCTGTATGCCTCCTCCGACAATAACTCCAAGAAATCCGTCTACCGGATTGATCCAGATACCGGAGCTGTCACGCTGGCCTTTGACCGGAACCTCGGAAGCAGTAATGAAGCGCAAGGCATCACTGTTCTTCCAACAGCCGAAGGTGCTGTCCTGCATATCCTTGATGTAGACTCCAACCGTGTAAGCATGAATTTCAGACATTATGGATTTTAAACAGAGCTAACATGCTCTGCACATATGAGGGGAGAAAACAAATGCTGAAGCAGGGGAAAATGGCGCTAATTGCGCTGGGATTAACGTTAATGCTAGTCGGGTGCGGTCAGGGAGGGGGGAATGCAGCGGATACCAAGGTCGGCACGGCTACAACGGCTTCAACAGCTGATGCAAACGCGGCTTTGGATCAGACTCCCAAGGAGCCGATTGAAATCTCGTTCTATTACCCGGTTAATGTAGGCGGGCCACTTACAAAGGTTATTGACGGGATGAGCA contains these protein-coding regions:
- a CDS encoding AraC family transcriptional regulator, with amino-acid sequence MRTTERVYPADNQPVLTSHTLGWDYLQVSRWPSPQHAAGGLTGTKHQIAIHCSAYYENYYTIHILPAGEPVLCSWGKASLYFLQIEIPPSYLEHIARESGLLKEGYIQLELKYYVKDPKLLQLGLWLLEELQNGGRQGKIYSDSLSNMLILHLLNHYSQVCTNSTPSRMTANQEIYQSIEYMKENLEAELSIQELADKAALSLSHYIRLFKQQTGHTPHHYLIRLRIEHSKLLISKGEYGLKEIADRAGFSDQGHFTRMFKRIAGTTPKQYMNEVSSNRIILK
- a CDS encoding serine hydrolase domain-containing protein, which produces MSSSIRKLVCKMMLLVLLGTTLGATWLGIQAPASAETYSSGLSSGTQEKRNAVNLDNKEQLAAFIDGIMDVQMDSLQIPGAVISIVKDGKILLSKGYGHSNIEENKTVDPETSLFRIASTTKLFTWTAVMQLVEEGKLDLDTDVNTYLKTVKIPPTYAEPITLRHLMTHTAGFEEGGVGYQITTDPEKLPVSIAETMANHMPARVMRPGEMLAYSNYGASLAGLIVEEVSGIAYNDYIQKNIFDPLSMKYATVEEPVSASLKPYAVLGYARANGEYITKRPTFEGGFRPAGSGSVSANDMAHFMIAHLQDGRYEDKQILKPETAKLMHSPAFRFDKRLPAMDLGFYELNMNGLRVISHAGADELFNTALYLVPDQHVGIFVSYSGGDGGTAAGGLAQAFFDRYYPAHMTNQPAATSIELGEPLEKYAGSYQFTRRNHTKIDKFFSFLTQINIKVSDNRLSIGSGADQQVYTPIGVNLFQEVGGKHQMGFRTDTEGKVTYLFLDILNPMPLEPTPLINQSKLWLPLLGISAVLFITVLLGAIYRRRKIKAMPRAQKWAVLLLVVTSVWSLVTLGATLLVVNMDLIDRLSHISLSLRLYLFMPLILVGWSVAIVTMNVLAWKNKYWTLPKRVYYTFVTLAAVTLCLFFYHWNLLGWHFG
- a CDS encoding DUF6923 family protein; amino-acid sequence: MKLRKVSGWVCAGVLIAGSLTSGTWAVHASAEAAENAVYAAQAAESWHEVSKQTFWLTDAFERGQGVTTDGNSWIFNSQLGLLKTALDGKTVQKRNAVAIPAEIAVQGGDHIGDISYYNGLIYAPIEDSKKYEHPYIAVYNASTLQYTGTSYALPLNLHPGGVPWVAVDADRGQVYTAQWNNAPVLNVFRLSDMSLIKTVPLSQTIDRIQGAEMYNGALYASSDNNSKKSVYRIDPDTGAVTLAFDRNLGSSNEAQGITVLPTAEGAVLHILDVDSNRVSMNFRHYGF
- a CDS encoding alpha/beta hydrolase; this translates as MSVNIYNKKRSIKSYLFEKYIGTLDSKKSLSTRENTLKHLKHMGVENTKPYALGKVKLISSVNDRSFEDMQVFTLNDQKSADQKVILYIHGGAHTHQPLIFHWKFMDRIAHSLNAKVIAPIYPKVPHFNYQHTYPKLLSLYREIIESIKNPAQLTIMGDSAGGNISLSFAHYIKMNLLPQPKDIILLSPCVDMVLDNPVIFDYETRDPMLAVEGYDVIRRIWAADKDLDDPLISPIYGDFKGLGKITIFIGTHEGLFPDNMKLDKLLTDQGIDHNTFVYPKMNHVFVLYPIPEAKDAERKIIDIIKH
- a CDS encoding DUF6713 family protein; amino-acid sequence: MGMPDFLLVLFLFNLSLFLLHEMDAIRRSEWKLFIVLKNMEDEKAYKCFTFVHLPLYTVILALLFSSYQTVTFWVLDIFFIIHAVLHLFFEKHPRNEFKNSFSRSFIYPMGIIGAIHLLALLL
- a CDS encoding phosphotransferase — its product is MFNQPTAFRSVLNPKYLEFVLSDQYDIGSWEECLFWLRGLNDTYRIRTSSGMYILRVYRTEITEADVLYELSLLSQLKGILGSSAHTDIGEYIEKKDHTGYTVLEAAEGKRVAVMFRYIEGTENNLEDEQSCYTFGQSAAELHKAMNQVVLEQPRYELDTKFLIDEPLERIINYIGEKNEASSFLHTFARELKERIGVASKLGLDKGLCHGDMHGNNNAFQQGNQFSHYDFEWAAKGWRAYDLAQVKARKRQSGEQKEVLWSALMAGYRSVRSFSTEDEQAVDLFIIARRFWVMGLDVAFIESDMGALDYGSDWLDSFVGEFRDTGIVQQ
- a CDS encoding response regulator transcription factor; its protein translation is MTQILVVDDDVHIRELITLFLRNEGFEIVVAKDGAEALDIVEKSQIDLVILDIMMPKLDGWELCREIRRMDLNMPLLMVTVKGESAQKVKGFQLGTDDYLTKPFDPLELVMRVKALLKRYLIVSSQTIQLGGITLNRRSFQVIRGEQTLNLPLKEFELLFMLANQPGQIFTREQLITKIWGSDYEGDDRTVDVHIKRLREKFAGDAHHFQIETARSLGYRLVIT
- a CDS encoding DUF4003 family protein gives rise to the protein MHEQHAARVELFVSNTQIIKKSFKWKNVMMHRLAALLYAAEKKQADGEAIRQSHELIKQNTNLFSAFRGNSAISIATLLSLTTDQEKKLEDTLLIYDLMIKKSNFVRPIFWLSPPIRLQLTRRLSNSSIRSNEPNHFMIT
- a CDS encoding sensor histidine kinase, giving the protein MIKTLYVRIILTFLVVIIFSLLSSFLVGLFLFKKEVNHLGQNDMIATGEEMIRLYEQTHPEDRDAFIKSMVKISTYPIHLYDVSGNVTFYNLDNTDTVQIAPEVVQMVLQGQVYRSPAEVDQTFIGLPFPFQGEPQAVFMQFSPQNENIINRMVFLILLLALFIGSLCILIAARYLVKPIQVLTRATKRLAKGDFEVEIQTKRVDEMGALTHSFNEMASELKQLEQMRQDFVSNVSHEIQTPLTSISGFAMAMKNNSLVAEPDRNYYLDIIITESGRLSRLSDNLLELASLDSDHHPFEAATYNLDEQIRQIIVTCEPQWSTKNIQVHLELADTIQVTADRDQLNQVWMNLLGNSIKFTPAGGHICIRTHQVENEILITITDTGIGIAQEQLEYVFDRFYKTDLSRNRSISGNGLGLAIVKKIVMLHHGTVEMRSREGEGTTVLVHLPLG
- a CDS encoding DUF4003 family protein; translated protein: MKFRSSDFLVIAAYQIAAHATPEQFEHKVERAKSFYDHMKAQHRFLTGQDDYIFAAMLALSDLDVESGVTRMEQLYAELKPEFSPGNSVQALTQVLILGDDNPEASTHVIALNETFRRRGIRLDKIYTLPALGILSLLPADRDTLVEQVEETYEWLRTQKGFGAWSINKQELLLLSSSLVAVQYVEDLRNGVLTTTVSTSITNIIIAQQAAMAAAATSAAVVASTSSN